aaccatctcccctagccttggtttgatagtgcagttcgtgtactcggcagaaaccatCGGCGAAAGGCTCCACCCCCTAGCtttggagggcccagatataaacactcagcctaacgatagcgttaggcgtcagctgatgatggtagatcccatatttcttcaacacaccagcaatcatcttgtttagaGGGAATCTTAAATCAGCTTTAAAAAGACTtttgaaaaccaccacttcatttttcccggcttcgggatagtttcttctccaccaaaacgaatcaattccttctttgcttcactaagatagcccagcttcaccatcttaggaaaatcagcttcggagatggtggactttccgaagtccgggtggctaggcttgctcggcactgcgctactgtaatcatcttcagaatcagtttcttcaacagcagtccgttctgcttcggcagcagggatgtcttcggcagcagggatgtcctccggtgttaccagtgttaccaacccagagcgcttcattgcttccgaaataggaacagtctcagtagcttcggacTCATCTCCCTCGCGATCAACCcgagcagtagagcgaactctggccatttgattatgacttacttgaaatttttGGTGTTGATTTTTctgttttttccgaagctcttactcttgtgccgaagcagaatcacaagcgaagtttcgcctgagcacgatgattaagcttcggctatgactaaaagtttggcagcaaaacagtgcaatagcaatgaatgtcgtggtaacttcacacctacccgtctgtttatatagtgccgcaggtgggaaggtgaatcggtaaggtctccagcaccgaacaaacagtcacccgcactcactgaacggtgggccacagggtccgagaaggtgaatcgctggcgcgcgcgtaattggtgcaagatggggcgcgcgcgcgacgattattttaatcgattttcgccaacgagctcagggaaggtgttttttagatctTCGgtgtcccgaagcctagaagactttttcacggatcaagctcgttacgaaaaacgatctagcaccgcgaaggggctactgttgggggtatgcttcgtagccgaagatcctaaaaagaacaccttcgaaaggtcttcttagaagcaagcgccgaagctattatctataaagcttcggcacaaagacaaaatctcaagacgaagggttgaaccgacttaaagatgaattgacttaaagacccatgatattttgtgtcattattgtagtcgattgtaaaggacataaatgtaattttgcgcaggttgcatcctgtgcctataaataggtgaacagtatcccgacACTGTTCACACGATCCTGTAATCACTGATACGTCGcgcttgaattattgctttccgctaaggcgaaggtataattgtgcctaaatattatgttttaatacttgtatattcatataataaaacatgtgaATATATTTTATGCTTTATATTTCATTCCTCATTGTTGTCTTACAAATATGATCTCGAAGGTGAAAACTTTGTGATACTttacttatgaccttcgtccgaagctcattaaatccttgcggagataatgcttcagcggacgaagggcattttatacttaacatctttgtgttgccttgttcttaattcgaagcatttgagaacaagtccccaacagtcaccCTTTGAGGAATTAAGAGCATATCCAAGAGCTCCCCAGAAGTCTCCCCTAAATCCAGTTTTTTGGGAAAAGCACAAAAAACATGTTTCCAACAGGTCCCCTAAAGTGATTCCAACTTTTTCATAGCCCTTAAAACCcccctcatttgtagctacaaatggAGGGTTTTTTGGGCTCCCCGGAAACAATCTGCCGCTTTAAGAGATCTGTTGGACAAATAATTAAAATCTACCCCCACTAATATTTTATATGTCCCTTAAAACTGATTTTGATGAGTCATTTTCTGTggagctcttggagatgctctaaggggGTATTTGGTTTCTaatgactaatttttagtcctctAATTTATTCCATTTTAATtcctaaattactaaatatagaaatgaaaactctattttagtttctatatttgacaacttagaaagtaaaatagaataaaattagtctctaaaaaccaaacaccccctaaaacaGTTTCCCACCGTTTAGATATTTaaggactaaatgagactaaaatggagggactaatatTTAGGCCCTGTTTCAATCTCTCGGGATAAATtttagcttcctgctaaactttagccATATAAATTGCTAAAGTTTAGCTCGTTAGGGTGTTTAGACTACTCTAATAAAGTTTAACACATTGGAATAAAAATACACATATGCCCCTAATGCGGAGAGAGGGAATAAGGTTGGAGGATATTGGTGGAAAATGGGGTTCCCTGgcccacgtttagctaattttagcACCCCTTGAGCAGCTTATGAGATAATAGATGCTAAATTTTATCACACACcattagctctcctgtttagatCACTAAAtgactaaaagtagctaaaaaagctgctaaagtttatctagTGGGATTGAAACAGGGTCTTAGTCCCTAATCTCAAACCAAATGGGCTTAAGTAATCATAAAGATGCTTATGCTCTTTAGTCCGATTTTTGTGTGCTAGACCAAAAGCCAGTCAACATGTTATACCTTCGTCGCTGAAAGACAAAAGGCATCATGTCATCATTACTGATAATGTCAAACACCGAGCCACCCCTTAGCCATCACAGTATATTATAAAACATATAACACCGATGCTATTACTGTAACCTTGCATTGTCTATATGCACGTGTCATTGATAATTTTGTCATTATCATTTATTTATGAGCTTCACCGGTCCATCGGACTCACAAATCATAGATGCAGATGGTTCCACTAATTATAAACACGAGATGACATAATAAAAGAGAGCAGAATAGCCATACTAGACCTCCCACTGCCAAAGCGCAACATGATACGAGAACAGACTCCAGCAACCCATCTTAAGTCTTTCGATTATTGGAAGTATTGTTCATATAAGATACAAATTGTACACTACCTAGGTCCAAAATTGCCTGCACGTTCCAAGCTGGGCTATCCTCCAAAAAAAGAACAGTACAGTCACACCACACTGACAAGGCAAAACCCCCAACATTGAACAGCCTAATACAGAAACGAAATGTCACCCTCTTTAACAGTTGCTCTGGCTCTTACGCCGCCCAGTCCACATGAGAACCAAATCGTCGCCAAGCTCACTCTGCGCTTTGGACGCTTGCACTCTCAGGTACCTCGCCGCTGGCTTTCGCGGCACCAGCAAAGCTACACATCTTGTTCAGGGCACTCAGGTAAGCTCTGACACTGGAGACGACGATGTCCATTGCTGCCCCGCTCCCGCTGGAGTCAGAAAACATAGATATCTGATAAGAGAGAAGGGAACGGCAGAAGCACGGAAGAAATGAGAATGGGTTTTAGATGGGCTATAACCTGAAGGAGCGGTTGAAAGCGCGGCCAGTCAAGGCATGTTTGGAGTTGTTGGTCACATCTCCGGTGACAACCACCCGGGTTGTTGCGATTGCGTCGATGCCTTCGGTGACTGAGGTCATACCATATTCTCGGAGAACAGTTGGGATCTGCAGATAGTAAGTGCTATTAGATTTCTCCTTGATTTTGATACAAGGATAAGAAATGGAACAAAATAGTTGGATCAATGCATTAGGGCCCAATCCTGGCTGCACCAGGTAGTGATTTGGTCCATTTATATTTCTCTACTCCAAACTGATAGGTGCCAAACCATGTTGACATTTAAGCGATTTTTGACACCCCAGTTATTTTCTACTACGCACACCACCCAAAGTTATGCCACTATGTGTttgtgtgtgcgtgtgtgtgcctaTATAATTTCATTTTAAACATCGAACCACCGTTCCTATCTCATGAAATTCATCTGCTGGTGATAAATTTCAGTCAAATCCTAGTAAACACTGCATTTTAGTGGGTTCATAATGATGAAAATGAACTACAGGTTCATCAGATAAAAGCAGTTTCATAACCAAAAACATAATGGATCAATATCCCATCTTGTCAGATATCATGTATCAATGCAAGACAGATCAAGACCCCGAAAGCATCTAACCTGGATTATTTGGTCAATAGCCTTGTAAGCTGCATCAACTGGACCTGTTCCAACTGAACATGCTATTCTCTCCTCTCCATCTGGTGCTATCAGTTTCACTGTTGCTGTAGATAAGCCAAGTGTTCCACATGTTGCCTGCAAGTGATGCATAGTATTTCAAGCTTAGAATATCATGTTTCTACTAACCAAAGTTTAGTTAACTGCAGCTCAGTTATACCTGTACATCAGCAAGGGACCAAATAACCTTAGGCTGGAATATCTCATCTGACAATAACGCTTCTATGTCTTCATCAGTTACACGCTGCAAATGGTGAACTAACTGGTGAATTTCAATGTGTAATGCATGTCAGAAATTATAGTTACAGATCATAATAAAGATTTGATGAATTAAGTTGAGCATGAGAGCAAGGagtcatcaatgcaaatgaaacgaTTCAATAAAAATGCAGAGAAAAAGTTCATAGCAAACAAAAAAGGTAAAGTTATTATCCAATTGCATGTAATTTTTAGAAAGGTACACTTGAGCAAAGAGTCACCTTTTTCTTCTCTGCGACCTCTTTGTAGCGTTTAAAGAAATCTTCAAATTCCTTGTCACTGATTTCATATCCAAGCTATGAGTTTGGAAAAACAAGGTTGCCATTCAGTAACAGTAAGAACTGAAATGAAAGATCTCTAGCTGTgaacttgtaggaagaaaaacaaagaaatatTCAAGCTGTACCTCCACTAGCTTAGATCTCACTGCATGCCTTCCGCTGGACAACAAAACAGAAAACATCAGTACATTACTATGGATGAGATTCTAAAATTTGACTTCTTTTACCATTTTATGCCTGTCCAATTGTATTTTAGCGCGAAATATTTAATTCAGCTAAGATATAGGTGTAGAAAACTATACCAAGCCAACAATCCTAGAAACATAAacatgataaatagaataaagggAGACCAAACTTTTGCCACACTAAACGATCAAGTTCAAGTTTAAGAATACAATACATTGCATAATTACAGAATTGGAGGGTCTATGTCTTTGGTGTGACTTAAGTGTAATGgtttacatcattaccctactaccAATACAACACTATCTACATGAATATCACCAACAGTTAATAAGCATTCAAAATTTAAGCATTTGTGGCTCTTTAGGTAGAGGATGCATACTAAATCAGGTAAAGTAGAAAGTTGGTAAGAGAAATCCAATTGAGAGACATCACAGCAGAGTATTAGAGAAAATGAAGTCAAGAGGGGATGGTAGGTTGCATAATACCTGAGTTTCCCAAGAACAATACCAAATTCATTTGCACGTGTTAAACCAATATCATCAGGCGATATTATTTCATATGTTCCTTTATATTTAAGCATGCCATCCTAtaaaaaaacaaaataaaagtGAACATGAAGAACCATTCCAGTCTATAATCAAAACAGGTTATAAAAATAGTTAAATCATACTGATATCATCAGTTAAAAAATATATATCTCAGAGGTTCAGAGCAATGATGCAAGGTGAAACCATGATTGATCCATCACAAAGGTGAAAATAACTATCTAAAAGTTGAAAACCAATTACCGAAGAGGTGAAAAGGATCAATGCTAAAGATTTAGGCcccgtttggttcctttagtcacaTGTCTAAACTTTAGTGACTAAAGTCACTAAAGTACCCCGTTTGGTTCCTGTGACTAAACCTGACTGAAAAACATTAATTGGTGCGAATAATGACTGCATTACCCTATTAGTTAGTGGATGCCTGCTGCACTAAGAAAGAGGGGAGGGCAAATGAGGTAAAAATCctactttagtcccttttagtcacccccttggtgactaaagaacttaagtttagtcaccccactttagtcaccatgtttgcttctttagggactaaaagtgactaaagtttagtcactaaaTTTTAGTCACCCCAAACCAAATGGGGCCTTAGAAAAAACAGTCCAACTACAATCCCAAAAGGTTCATGGTAGGAAGGAGACTGGATATATTTACCTGATGAATTCCACTTTCATGAGCAAAGGCATTGGCACCAACAATAGCCTTATGTGGTTGCACATGAAGTCCACTATGCTCTTGTACCTAGAATTATTAGAGCATTTGCGCCAGAAAATTCAGTCATCTGAAAAATTCAAAACAGGTAGAAAAGAAAACAAACAAAGAAGACGATCTTTGTACCATTTTGCTTGTCAAAGTAATATGCTGGGAATTAATTCCCGTATATAGACCATCTAAGAGCTCCCCACGACATTTAATTGCCATGACAACCTGAACAGTGGACCAGAAATATTAATCAACGCGCTACTAAGACAATTCAGATTCCTTTCCAAAATCCATCATACACTATTTTGAAAGGTATATCAGCATATAATATGGCAACCACATGAGCTCACCTCTTCCAATGAAGCATTTCCAGCTCTTTCACCAATACCATTAATAGTCACCTCTAACTGTCTTGCTCCTGAGCGAGCACCCTAAATGTAAGCCAAATTAGGAACCCGGTTAAAGAGTAGACACATGATAATAAATTATATAAAATATAAACAAACAAGGAAAAGGCACTACCGCTAATGTGTTGGCAGTCGCAAGACCAAGGTCATTCTGGCAATGAGTGGAAATGATAGCATTTTCAATTCCAGAAGTGTTTGCCTTTATGTCAGCAATTAATTTCCCAAATTCATAAGGAAGAGTGTATCCGACAGTGTCTGGGATATTAAGAGTGGTTGCTCCAGCTTTAATGACTTCCTCCAGTATATGATACAGGAATTCTCGATTTGACCTGGAAGACAGTTGGCAAACTGAAATCAGGCTACAGCCTTACGCACATAGGGGGAAATGGACCCTTTGTTTATGAAATAGTACAAAAATTTAAGGGCATCCCAGGATGAGCTAAGCTTTTGCATTCCATTTATACAAGTAAATCGGCCAAGACCAACCAAAATAATTTGGATGCACCAATAAGGTTGCAAGCTTACTTAAAATCAAACATGAAAGCAACATTTCAGTAGTATGAAACAACTGCTCGATTTTGATTTGCTAATAAGGTCGATTCCAAAATATAGGTATTACACATCATATTTTGTTACTGCCAAGTGGTACTACTATTGAAACTAGAAGAAGTTCACAGCTCAGTATTTATAAACAAGTCTGGACCACAATCAACTCTGTTCCACTAAAATTGACCCTATGGTGCGAAGTGCAATAGACTAGTGGATGGTTTTGAGAACTTGAGTTACATGGGCCTGACCAGATTGCAGTTTCATGTACCGGAATACTTGGATACGCCTACTATTGAAATAACAGCGATAAATAATCAACAAAATTTGCAAGTACTAGTGTTCCCCAATTGTATGTAATAAAGCTGTGAAGAGTCGTACCTGCCGGCATCCTCAGGGCTGAATTCAACATCGGGGCACCCGAGGCTGCGCGCGTACGCCACCATCTCCCTGGCAATAGCGACGACCTGCTCGGGCGTCTTCCTGAGCTtatgctgcatatggatctcgcTGGTGGCGATGAAAGTGTGGATCCGGGGCCTCCGAGCGTGCCTGACGGCCTCCCATGCGGCGTCGATGTCCTTCCTGTTGCACCGCGACAGGCCGCAGATGACGGGCACGTGGGCGGTCCCAGCGCCGGCGGTGGGCGGGTTGCCGACCTCGATGGCGATGGAGCGCACGGCGTCGAGGTCGTCGGGGGAGGAGGCCGGGAACCCCGCCTCGATGATGTCGACGCCGAGGCGGGCCAGCTGGCGCGCGACGACGAGCTTCTCGGCGCTCGTCATGGTGGCGCCCGGGGACTGCTCCCCGTCGCGGAGCGTGGTGTCGAAGATGCGCACGTAGTTGGGGTCGTCGATGCGGTTCGGCACGTATTCAGGGCGCCGCCGCGGCTGCTGCTGCGACGCGCGGATGCGCTGGGCCCGAGCGCGGAGGCGAACGGTACTGGGGGACGCCTTGCCGCCGCCCACGCCGGCGGCAGAGAGGCCATAGGCGGAGCGCGGGGCGCAGGCGGCGGCGCGGACGGAGAGGGACGGGGGTGGAGAGAGGTGGGCGACGGGGGTGGGGGGTTTGGTGGTGGTGGAGCAGGAGCAGTGGGGTTTAGCGGAGAAGGCCATGGTTGGTCGCCGGGGTTTAggagggggcgggcgggcggcggcggcggcagggcctCGTGTTGATGTTGATGTGGAAATGCGAGTGGTTTGAAGAAGCAGACCCTCTGCCGGATGCTCCTGGTGGGTTTTTGCATTTGGCCCTCAATAtctgtactaactattaagacTATGTTGTAGACTGCCCTGCCACAATCGCCCGCCCGATCCCGCCGCGACCCCCGCCCCCGCCAACCGCCCGCCGCGAACCGCGCCCGCCGCGACCGCTCCGCAAGGCACGAACACCCAACCGCCGCGAACCGTGCCTGCCGCGACCGCTTCGCAAACGCCGCTAACCCCGCGGAGGCGGAGGCGTGCGTGGCAGCGTGGGAGGGGCAGAAGACGGTGGCGCAGGAGAGGCAGGCGTAGAGGCGGGAGGTGGGGGACGGGGACGTGGCGGCGCAGGGCGAGCAGCGCGGGAGCTCGCGCGGGTCCCGCCGGATCTCGGGGCGGCCGAGTGGGCGCACGCGCAGGCAGCGGCGGAGGAAGCGCAGCGGGCGCGAGGACAGGCGGTGCGCGGCGAGGTGCGGGCAGGGCGGTGGTATGGACGGGGTGGAAGCGAGGTGGGTGACGAGATGCCGGACGACGTTGCTCTGCGCGAACAGGTCCTTGCACTTGTGGCTGTGGCGCGCCAGCGACGCGATGGCGTCCGCGACCGCGGCCTGCACGCGCATCGGCGGCTCCTTGAGCGTAGCGGCGAACACGGAGCACACCCCGGAGTGGAGGAGCTTATGCAGGCTGTCCTCGTCGCGGCAGAGGAGGCCGAGCGCCGTGGCCGCGGCCTCCTGCTCGTCGTCGGTGCCTTCCTTGATCAGCTTGACGAGGACAGCGACGTTGTCCTCCTCGACGATGTACTTGGCGAAGTAGGAGTTGCCCTGTTAGATATATTAGGTGGGttatgagctatgatcatgtgtagtAGATGAGCTATGGGTTATGTGGGCTTGAGGAGATATAAATATAGGCTGAGTCATCTGTAAAAGTCATCAAACAACAGAATACAAAATATCAATTCACTGAAACCCCGTCTGCTCTCGTCTTTCTTCCGTCTTCCCAGCTCCAATCTCTGATATCCTCTCTTCTACCTTCTGTGGTGCTAACATTTGGTATCAGAGGAGTTGCAATCCTTGTCGATCTACCTTCTCCATGGATGTGGCGATGCAGCGCGTTCTCGACGAACTAGCGTGCATGGAGCTCCGCTTGACCGATGTGTTGGCTGGCCGCGGTGGCAAGCAAGCCCCTGCATCCTCCTCCTTCGCCACGCCCTTCGACTCGTTCAAAGCCTCCACAACTTCCTCCACCGCCGCGCCACGGTACGACGACGACGTGATTGGCTCTTCGGTGGGCGCGGCGTACGACGACGCGTTCGCCACAAGCGCTCGTGAACGCACTTCCTCCTCCTTCGGTGACGACCGCATCGAGGAGCTCGACGTGTGGGATGAGGACGCCGCAGGGCTGCCGCGCCTCGAATTCCTGCTGTTCCGCTTCCTCGCCTCCGTCGAATCCCCGTGCCGTATAGCCGCCGCAGCATTCGGATCGGCCGACGAGTTGGCAGATCGGGAACTGCGGTTCGACGAATTGTCCTTCAACGACGAATCGACACCGCATCACCTCGCGCCCACCCACGAAGTCCTCTTCTTCTCCGACGGCGCTGACCCCTTCTTCGGTGAGGAGCTCGACATCCTTCCTACCTCCGAGTTCGACGAGGGTCCCATCTTCGACGAGGAACCCTGCTTCCACCGCAGCCTCCTGAATTCAGATCCAGACTCTCTCTACGACTGGGTCGAGCGCATCATCGCGCTCTCGTCTGACTGCACCGCCACCAACTCCTTCTGCGTCGGCTCCTGTGACGACAACCACATCGGAGTCAAGCAGTCGTTTGTGGACACCCAGTCTCTACGCACGACATCCTCCGCAGGAGAGTTCGAGGCGCCATACCGCGACCGGCGCGAGCAGCCACGCAGGAACGAGGCCCTCGACGTCGTCTGCGAGCTGTACCGCGACCGGCACGAGCAGACGCACGGGTACGAGGCCCCCGATGCGCCGTCGTTCTCGTCAGGCATCGATGACGACATCGACGTCGTGGAGGAGCTCCACATCCCGGTGAGAGGCCACTAGAGGGACGCTGCGAGCGCCAACGCGATTGACTTCGCCTCCACGGTGGGGGACACCACACCCCAGGCCACCGAGACGCGGCTCAATGCCGGATGGGTGCGCTGGCTGGAAGGGCGGACTGGCCCCTACGACGACATCGCAGCAGCACAAACCCTCTTCTCCGATTTCTCCGACGACGACAACGCTAGGACTTGCGATGTCACTGACGTCCCCGTTGTGCACTCCGCGCTCAAAGTGTTCGACCAAATGTTCAGCCGTGGCTCGGACGCCAGCCCAGGCTTTCGGGATCTGGTTTTCCTTGCCACGTCTGCCTCCTCGTCCTGCAGCATGGAGGACGAGCGCCCCAAGGTGCCTTCCTCCATCGGCAACAACATACACTTGGTCTCCAGGTTCCTGTCCTCAAGGCTCGATGGCGGCGTGAAGAAGCCGTTGCAGGAGTACCTGCTGGCGCTCAAGTACCAGAGTACTAAGCTGCTCATCAGCAACACCCTAGACACGATGGTCAAGCTTCAGGCGGCGCTGCTCCTCGCCCAAGGGTGCGTCTCTGAGCAGCACCCAGACACGTCGTACCAGCAGACCAACTCGCAGCTGCTCGAGTTCACGTGGGGCCTGGCCAATAGCGGGTACCCGTTCGACATCCGGCCGGACCTGGTGAAGGGCGACTCCGCCGTGCTGCCACCGGAGTTCGCGTTGCTGACGACGTGGTGGCCGCAGGAGGCGGCGCTCCAGCATGAGAAGCCTGATGAGCAGCAGCAGCCGGAGTTGATTCAGAAGGAGCTGAAGCAGTGCTATCTGTCACTAGAGAAGGGGTTCAACTCGATGACGGTGAGCCAGCCGGGCACCCTGTTCCACGAGGCCATGAAGGTTCGCAAGCGGCTGGGCGCCATCGTGGACCACATCAGCCAGGACCGGCGCGAGCGGCCGCGAGAGCGCGACCTCCTACTCCTGGCCTTCATTCTGGATAGCCGCGAGACGCTCACCGACGCCCAGATCTCCGACAACGTGATCGATGTCAGGTTCGCCGCCCGCGAAGCCACCGCCAGTGTGCTCACCTGGATGTTCATGTTCCTCGACGACCTCACCGCGTTCCTTAAGGCCGTCACCGAGGGCGTCAAGGCGTTCGAGCCCGACCTGATCGCCAAGGCCAACAGCTTCGTCCATGGCGGCTGTGTTTCCGAGCTGTACCACCTCGCGCCCATCGTCTGCGCCAGCGTCAACGGGAAGACATGCATGCAGGCGTGCACAACAACGAGCATGGCGGACGAGTTGGTGGTGTCCGAGGAGGTGGACGAGGTTCTCAACGCCTTGCCCAACAGGCAACCATGGCCGCCACCCAGGCAGTTTGCGATACTTGCTGATGGTGTTCAAGTTAGACCTCTACCGTGGCCATCCTTTTACTGTCATGCAGGAGGAGACTACCACGGTGATGTCTGCATCACTCCTCCTTCAGTACACGGCACAAATCCTGCAAGTGATGCTATGGTTGGAATGAAGATTGTAGCAATTGGAACTGATGACAAGGATTACATACACATTGAGGAACTGAGGAAAGCGGTAGAAGCAAACAAGGACACATTGGCTGGTGATTCTCCTTTCTCTGATGCTACTCCTGCTCCTATGCGGCTACGTCGATGGTGACCATCAGCAAGGGGACACCGCAGAAGCCGACTCCTATTCCAGCTGCCATCTTCGACATGCCCAAGCCAAACCTTCGGAGTCTTAACAAGCCCAAGCACATCCAGCTGCAACAGAACAGCCATCTAGCAAATTTAGCTACAATCAGTTCAGCAATTTACCTGCAACCAGGCTAGCTACACTATCAGCGGCTTGGGGGCAAGCCGCATTTCAAGGAGTGGGGAATGTTAGATATATTAGGTGGGTTATGAGCTATGGTCATGTGTAGTAGATGAGCTATGGGTTATGTGGGCTTGAGGAGATATAAATATAGGCTGAGTCATCTGTAAAAGTCATCAAACAACAGAATACAAAATATCAATTCACTGAAACCCCGTCTGCTCTCGTCTTTCTTCCGTCTTCCCAGCTCCAATCTCTGATCTCCTCTCTTCTACCTTCTGTGGTGCTAACATGCCCATGGCGAGGGTGACGGCCGCGTCGTCCCGCGCCGCGAGGCCGCCGGTGTGGAGGCGCGCGATGTTGTCCCAGACCATGCCGAGCAAGGGCTCGTTCTGCGCGATGTTGGGGAGCCCCCGCAGgttgccgtcgtcgtcgtcgtcccgcGGGGACGAGACGCGGATGAGCCAGGCGATGTCCTCGAGCGCGGTGTCGAGCAGGGCGAGGGTGCGCATCCTAACTGCCGACGCGCCACCGCCGGCTGCCGTGCTGCACCGCACGGAGTCCATCGGATTCGAGGTCAGCCACGGGTATGGGCTAACTGAGACGGCGAGGCTGGTGGTCTGCTGCGCGTGGAAGGGGGAGTGGAACAAGCTCCCCGCGTCGGAGCGCGCGCGGCTCAAGGCGAGGCAAGGCGTGCGCACGCCTGGCATGGCCGAGGTGGACAT
This portion of the Zea mays cultivar B73 chromosome 2, Zm-B73-REFERENCE-NAM-5.0, whole genome shotgun sequence genome encodes:
- the LOC100281571 gene encoding 2-isopropylmalate synthase A, whose product is MAFSAKPHCSCSTTTKPPTPVAHLSPPPSLSVRAAACAPRSAYGLSAAGVGGGKASPSTVRLRARAQRIRASQQQPRRRPEYVPNRIDDPNYVRIFDTTLRDGEQSPGATMTSAEKLVVARQLARLGVDIIEAGFPASSPDDLDAVRSIAIEVGNPPTAGAGTAHVPVICGLSRCNRKDIDAAWEAVRHARRPRIHTFIATSEIHMQHKLRKTPEQVVAIAREMVAYARSLGCPDVEFSPEDAGRSNREFLYHILEEVIKAGATTLNIPDTVGYTLPYEFGKLIADIKANTSGIENAIISTHCQNDLGLATANTLAGARSGARQLEVTINGIGERAGNASLEEVVMAIKCRGELLDGLYTGINSQHITLTSKMVQEHSGLHVQPHKAIVGANAFAHESGIHQDGMLKYKGTYEIISPDDIGLTRANEFGIVLGKLSGRHAVRSKLVELGYEISDKEFEDFFKRYKEVAEKKKRVTDEDIEALLSDEIFQPKVIWSLADVQATCGTLGLSTATVKLIAPDGEERIACSVGTGPVDAAYKAIDQIIQIPTVLREYGMTSVTEGIDAIATTRVVVTGDVTNNSKHALTGRAFNRSFSGSGAAMDIVVSSVRAYLSALNKMCSFAGAAKASGEVPESASVQSAE